In Dama dama isolate Ldn47 chromosome 26, ASM3311817v1, whole genome shotgun sequence, a single genomic region encodes these proteins:
- the LOC133047321 gene encoding retinoic acid early transcript 1E-like isoform X6, which translates to MLLKLQGGKSLAHTTGHLLLTLLLTEAGKTLGNAHSLCLDLTVKKQSRPGQPWCQVQGSVDTKPFLQCDSDSHKVRPLGFLGEEVNDTKAWTELSQMVGEARRELRMVLPVIKLDKKEMRGPPSLQVRLCCQREAEQCSGASLLFSLNGQTALLLDTMSITWTGIDPGATGLKEEWENSQELAEYFRKISVGDCSYWLREFLEHWENMLLPEPTAIPSSDVSPWTMRRREKCGHG; encoded by the exons ATGCTCCTAAAACTGCAGGGAGGAAAGTCACTGGCTCACACCACAGGTCATCTTTTGCTGACACTGCTGCTGACCGAAGCTGGGAAGACCCTGGGCA ATGCCCACTCTCTGTGCCTCGACCTCACTGTCAAAAAACAGTCCAGACCAGGCCAGCCCTGGTGTCAAGtccagggctccgtggacacaaaGCCTTTCCTCCAGTGTGACAGTGACAGCCACAAGGTCAGACCTTTGGGTTTCCTGGGGGAGGAGGTAAACGACACCAAAGCATGGACTGAACTGAGCCAAATGGTGGGAGAAGCAAGAAGAGAGCTCAGGATGGTCCTGCCTGTCATCAAACTGGACAAAAAGGAGATGAGGG GTCCTCCCTCCCTGCAGGTCAGGCTGTGTTGTCAGCGTGAAGCCGAGCAATGCTCTGGTGCATCCTTGCTCTTCAGCCTCAATGGACAGACTGCCCTCCTCCTTGACACCATGAGCATAACCTGGACAGGCATCGATCCTGGAGCCACAGGCCTCAAGGAGGAGTGGGAGAACAGCCAGGAGCTGGCAGAGTACTTCAGGAAGATCTCAGTGGGAGACTGCAGTTATTGGCTTAGGGAATTCCTGGAACACTGGGAGAACATGCTGCTCCCAGAGCCCACAG CTATTCCATCATCCGATGTTTCTCCGTGGACTATGAGAAG GAGAGAGAAATGTGGACACGGATAG
- the LOC133047321 gene encoding retinoic acid early transcript 1E-like isoform X1, with the protein MLLKLQGGKSLAHTTGHLLLTLLLTEAGKTLGNAHSLCLDLTVKKQSRPGQPWCQVQGSVDTKPFLQCDSDSHKVRPLGFLGEEVNDTKAWTELSQMVGEARRELRMVLPVIKLDKKEMRGPPSLQVRLCCQREAEQCSGASLLFSLNGQTALLLDTMSITWTGIDPGATGLKEEWENSQELAEYFRKISVGDCSYWLREFLEHWENMLLPEPTEPLIMAPRYQPVCIRPIGRWYYPIDHHPVSSNCFTVMNLMKKSGTTAGERNVDTDRRDRYRETRPMGRVSWKDRNRHELRNAKGFRQPQSCPRYLRRVRLFAAPWTAAHQAPLSVGFFRQEYWGGLPFPSPCNHQ; encoded by the exons ATGCTCCTAAAACTGCAGGGAGGAAAGTCACTGGCTCACACCACAGGTCATCTTTTGCTGACACTGCTGCTGACCGAAGCTGGGAAGACCCTGGGCA ATGCCCACTCTCTGTGCCTCGACCTCACTGTCAAAAAACAGTCCAGACCAGGCCAGCCCTGGTGTCAAGtccagggctccgtggacacaaaGCCTTTCCTCCAGTGTGACAGTGACAGCCACAAGGTCAGACCTTTGGGTTTCCTGGGGGAGGAGGTAAACGACACCAAAGCATGGACTGAACTGAGCCAAATGGTGGGAGAAGCAAGAAGAGAGCTCAGGATGGTCCTGCCTGTCATCAAACTGGACAAAAAGGAGATGAGGG GTCCTCCCTCCCTGCAGGTCAGGCTGTGTTGTCAGCGTGAAGCCGAGCAATGCTCTGGTGCATCCTTGCTCTTCAGCCTCAATGGACAGACTGCCCTCCTCCTTGACACCATGAGCATAACCTGGACAGGCATCGATCCTGGAGCCACAGGCCTCAAGGAGGAGTGGGAGAACAGCCAGGAGCTGGCAGAGTACTTCAGGAAGATCTCAGTGGGAGACTGCAGTTATTGGCTTAGGGAATTCCTGGAACACTGGGAGAACATGCTGCTCCCAGAGCCCACAG AACCACTAATAATGGCCCCCAGATATCAGCCAGTCTGCATCCGTCCGATTGGTCGCTGGTATTATCCTATTGATCATCACCCAGTTAGTTCGAATTGCTTCACCGTCATGAATCTTATGAAGAAATCAGGGACCACAGCAG GAGAGAGAAATGTGGACACGGATAGAAGAGACAGATACAGGGAGACAAGACCCATGGGAAGAGTGTCATGGAAGGACAGAAATAGACATGAGCTCCGCAACGCCAAGGGTTTCCGGCAACCACAGAGCTGTCCACGGTACCTccgtcgtgtccgcctctttgcggccccatggactgcagcccaccaggctcctctgtccgtgggattcttcaggcaagaatactggggtgggttgccatttccttctccatgcaacCACCAgtag
- the LOC133047321 gene encoding retinoic acid early transcript 1E-like isoform X4 — protein MLLKLQGGKSLAHTTGHLLLTLLLTEAGKTLGNAHSLCLDLTVKKQSRPGQPWCQVQGSVDTKPFLQCDSDSHKVRPLGFLGEEVNDTKAWTELSQMVGEARRELRMVLPVIKLDKKEMRGPPSLQVRLCCQREAEQCSGASLLFSLNGQTALLLDTMSITWTGIDPGATGLKEEWENSQELAEYFRKISVGDCSYWLREFLEHWENMLLPEPTEPLIMAPRYQPVCIRPIGRWYYPIDHHPVSSNCFTVMNLMKKSGTTAAIPSSDVSPWTMRRREKCGHG, from the exons ATGCTCCTAAAACTGCAGGGAGGAAAGTCACTGGCTCACACCACAGGTCATCTTTTGCTGACACTGCTGCTGACCGAAGCTGGGAAGACCCTGGGCA ATGCCCACTCTCTGTGCCTCGACCTCACTGTCAAAAAACAGTCCAGACCAGGCCAGCCCTGGTGTCAAGtccagggctccgtggacacaaaGCCTTTCCTCCAGTGTGACAGTGACAGCCACAAGGTCAGACCTTTGGGTTTCCTGGGGGAGGAGGTAAACGACACCAAAGCATGGACTGAACTGAGCCAAATGGTGGGAGAAGCAAGAAGAGAGCTCAGGATGGTCCTGCCTGTCATCAAACTGGACAAAAAGGAGATGAGGG GTCCTCCCTCCCTGCAGGTCAGGCTGTGTTGTCAGCGTGAAGCCGAGCAATGCTCTGGTGCATCCTTGCTCTTCAGCCTCAATGGACAGACTGCCCTCCTCCTTGACACCATGAGCATAACCTGGACAGGCATCGATCCTGGAGCCACAGGCCTCAAGGAGGAGTGGGAGAACAGCCAGGAGCTGGCAGAGTACTTCAGGAAGATCTCAGTGGGAGACTGCAGTTATTGGCTTAGGGAATTCCTGGAACACTGGGAGAACATGCTGCTCCCAGAGCCCACAG AACCACTAATAATGGCCCCCAGATATCAGCCAGTCTGCATCCGTCCGATTGGTCGCTGGTATTATCCTATTGATCATCACCCAGTTAGTTCGAATTGCTTCACCGTCATGAATCTTATGAAGAAATCAGGGACCACAGCAG CTATTCCATCATCCGATGTTTCTCCGTGGACTATGAGAAG GAGAGAGAAATGTGGACACGGATAG
- the LOC133047321 gene encoding retinoic acid early transcript 1E-like isoform X3: MLLKLQGGKSLAHTTGHLLLTLLLTEAGKTLGNAHSLCLDLTVKKQSRPGQPWCQVQGSVDTKPFLQCDSDSHKVRPLGFLGEEVNDTKAWTELSQMVGEARRELRMVLPVIKLDKKEMRGPPSLQVRLCCQREAEQCSGASLLFSLNGQTALLLDTMSITWTGIDPGATGLKEEWENSQELAEYFRKISVGDCSYWLREFLEHWENMLLPEPTEPLIMAPRYQPVCIRPIGRWYYPIDHHPVSSNCFTVMNLMKKSGTTAAIPSSDVSPWTMRRYNVKPTLGGKN, encoded by the exons ATGCTCCTAAAACTGCAGGGAGGAAAGTCACTGGCTCACACCACAGGTCATCTTTTGCTGACACTGCTGCTGACCGAAGCTGGGAAGACCCTGGGCA ATGCCCACTCTCTGTGCCTCGACCTCACTGTCAAAAAACAGTCCAGACCAGGCCAGCCCTGGTGTCAAGtccagggctccgtggacacaaaGCCTTTCCTCCAGTGTGACAGTGACAGCCACAAGGTCAGACCTTTGGGTTTCCTGGGGGAGGAGGTAAACGACACCAAAGCATGGACTGAACTGAGCCAAATGGTGGGAGAAGCAAGAAGAGAGCTCAGGATGGTCCTGCCTGTCATCAAACTGGACAAAAAGGAGATGAGGG GTCCTCCCTCCCTGCAGGTCAGGCTGTGTTGTCAGCGTGAAGCCGAGCAATGCTCTGGTGCATCCTTGCTCTTCAGCCTCAATGGACAGACTGCCCTCCTCCTTGACACCATGAGCATAACCTGGACAGGCATCGATCCTGGAGCCACAGGCCTCAAGGAGGAGTGGGAGAACAGCCAGGAGCTGGCAGAGTACTTCAGGAAGATCTCAGTGGGAGACTGCAGTTATTGGCTTAGGGAATTCCTGGAACACTGGGAGAACATGCTGCTCCCAGAGCCCACAG AACCACTAATAATGGCCCCCAGATATCAGCCAGTCTGCATCCGTCCGATTGGTCGCTGGTATTATCCTATTGATCATCACCCAGTTAGTTCGAATTGCTTCACCGTCATGAATCTTATGAAGAAATCAGGGACCACAGCAG CTATTCCATCATCCGATGTTTCTCCGTGGACTATGAGAAGGTACAATGTTAAACCAACTCTTGGTGGCAAAAACTGA
- the LOC133047321 gene encoding retinoic acid early transcript 1E-like isoform X2, translating to MLLKLQGGKSLAHTTGHLLLTLLLTEAGKTLGNAHSLCLDLTVKKQSRPGQPWCQVQGSVDTKPFLQCDSDSHKVRPLGFLGEEVNDTKAWTELSQMVGEARRELRMVLPVIKLDKKEMRGPPSLQVRLCCQREAEQCSGASLLFSLNGQTALLLDTMSITWTGIDPGATGLKEEWENSQELAEYFRKISVGDCSYWLREFLEHWENMLLPEPTGERNVDTDRRDRYRETRPMGRVSWKDRNRHELRNAKGFRQPQSCPRYLRRVRLFAAPWTAAHQAPLSVGFFRQEYWGGLPFPSPCNHQ from the exons ATGCTCCTAAAACTGCAGGGAGGAAAGTCACTGGCTCACACCACAGGTCATCTTTTGCTGACACTGCTGCTGACCGAAGCTGGGAAGACCCTGGGCA ATGCCCACTCTCTGTGCCTCGACCTCACTGTCAAAAAACAGTCCAGACCAGGCCAGCCCTGGTGTCAAGtccagggctccgtggacacaaaGCCTTTCCTCCAGTGTGACAGTGACAGCCACAAGGTCAGACCTTTGGGTTTCCTGGGGGAGGAGGTAAACGACACCAAAGCATGGACTGAACTGAGCCAAATGGTGGGAGAAGCAAGAAGAGAGCTCAGGATGGTCCTGCCTGTCATCAAACTGGACAAAAAGGAGATGAGGG GTCCTCCCTCCCTGCAGGTCAGGCTGTGTTGTCAGCGTGAAGCCGAGCAATGCTCTGGTGCATCCTTGCTCTTCAGCCTCAATGGACAGACTGCCCTCCTCCTTGACACCATGAGCATAACCTGGACAGGCATCGATCCTGGAGCCACAGGCCTCAAGGAGGAGTGGGAGAACAGCCAGGAGCTGGCAGAGTACTTCAGGAAGATCTCAGTGGGAGACTGCAGTTATTGGCTTAGGGAATTCCTGGAACACTGGGAGAACATGCTGCTCCCAGAGCCCACAG GAGAGAGAAATGTGGACACGGATAGAAGAGACAGATACAGGGAGACAAGACCCATGGGAAGAGTGTCATGGAAGGACAGAAATAGACATGAGCTCCGCAACGCCAAGGGTTTCCGGCAACCACAGAGCTGTCCACGGTACCTccgtcgtgtccgcctctttgcggccccatggactgcagcccaccaggctcctctgtccgtgggattcttcaggcaagaatactggggtgggttgccatttccttctccatgcaacCACCAgtag
- the LOC133047321 gene encoding retinoic acid early transcript 1E-like isoform X5, with protein sequence MLLKLQGGKSLAHTTGHLLLTLLLTEAGKTLGNAHSLCLDLTVKKQSRPGQPWCQVQGSVDTKPFLQCDSDSHKVRPLGFLGEEVNDTKAWTELSQMVGEARRELRMVLPVIKLDKKEMRGPPSLQVRLCCQREAEQCSGASLLFSLNGQTALLLDTMSITWTGIDPGATGLKEEWENSQELAEYFRKISVGDCSYWLREFLEHWENMLLPEPTAIPSSDVSPWTMRRYNVKPTLGGKN encoded by the exons ATGCTCCTAAAACTGCAGGGAGGAAAGTCACTGGCTCACACCACAGGTCATCTTTTGCTGACACTGCTGCTGACCGAAGCTGGGAAGACCCTGGGCA ATGCCCACTCTCTGTGCCTCGACCTCACTGTCAAAAAACAGTCCAGACCAGGCCAGCCCTGGTGTCAAGtccagggctccgtggacacaaaGCCTTTCCTCCAGTGTGACAGTGACAGCCACAAGGTCAGACCTTTGGGTTTCCTGGGGGAGGAGGTAAACGACACCAAAGCATGGACTGAACTGAGCCAAATGGTGGGAGAAGCAAGAAGAGAGCTCAGGATGGTCCTGCCTGTCATCAAACTGGACAAAAAGGAGATGAGGG GTCCTCCCTCCCTGCAGGTCAGGCTGTGTTGTCAGCGTGAAGCCGAGCAATGCTCTGGTGCATCCTTGCTCTTCAGCCTCAATGGACAGACTGCCCTCCTCCTTGACACCATGAGCATAACCTGGACAGGCATCGATCCTGGAGCCACAGGCCTCAAGGAGGAGTGGGAGAACAGCCAGGAGCTGGCAGAGTACTTCAGGAAGATCTCAGTGGGAGACTGCAGTTATTGGCTTAGGGAATTCCTGGAACACTGGGAGAACATGCTGCTCCCAGAGCCCACAG CTATTCCATCATCCGATGTTTCTCCGTGGACTATGAGAAGGTACAATGTTAAACCAACTCTTGGTGGCAAAAACTGA
- the LOC133046992 gene encoding UL16-binding protein 1-like — MGGPETRLGFLVLLLIVCFSGTPGDAHSLSYNFTIDPQSRPGQLWCNVEGDVDREVFLSYDCGHAKIIFTSPLGEEVKTMKSWETQIETLRDIRDHLRVFTLEKPTVTDPLTLQALMTCRCEDDRHISGSWQFGLNGLMSLHFDSENGHWRVDHPGGRWMKEKWENDRDVTNFLEKISMGDCGAWLQAFMGCWEKILKTSASPTTGPSAVQPRATAIKSKAWILPVLLTSFIITVFLG, encoded by the exons ATGGGTGGCCCCGAGACCCGCCTTGGCTTCCTGGTCCTGCTTCTGATTGTCTGCTTCAGCGGGACGCCCGGCG ACGCTCACTCTCTGTCCTATAACTTCACCATCGATCCTCAGTCCAGACCTGGACAGCTGTGGTGTAACGTTGAAGGTGATGTGGACAGAGAGGTTTTTCTGTCCTATGATTGTGGTCATGCTAAGATCATATTCACTAGTCCATTGGGAGAAGAAGTGAAAACCATGAAGTCCTGGGAAACACAGATCGAAACTCTCAGAGACATCAGGGACCATCTGCGTGTCTTTACACTGGAGAAACCCACGGTCACGG ACCCTCTCACCCTGCAGGCCCTGATGACATGTCGCTGTGAGGATGACAGACACATCAGTGGATCCTGGCAGTTTGGCTTGAATGGACTAATGAGCCTCCACTTTGATTCGGAGAATGGACACTGGAGAGTGGATCACCCTGGAGGCAGATGGATGAAAGAGAAGTGGGAGAATGACAGAGATGTGACCAACTTCCTGGAGAAGATCTCCATGGGAGACTGTGGGGCCTGGCTTCAGGCTTTCATGGGGTGCTGGGAGAAAATTTTGAAGACCTCGG CATCACCGACCACGGGCCCCTCTGCAGTCCAGCCCAGGGCCACAGCCATCAAGTCCAAAGCCTGGATCCTCCCTGTGCTCCTCACCAGTTTCATCATAACTGTCTTCCTGGGCTGA